In one Bacillus thuringiensis genomic region, the following are encoded:
- a CDS encoding putative DNA-binding protein, whose translation MLEKTTRMNYLFDFYQSLLTQKQRSYMSLYYLDDLSLGEIAEEFDVSRQAVYDNIKRTEAMLEEYEEKLVLLQKFQERQRLVAKLKQLISEEEHVNEEMKQVVEAIEKLD comes from the coding sequence ATGCTCGAAAAAACAACGAGAATGAACTATTTATTTGATTTTTATCAATCGTTGTTAACGCAAAAACAAAGAAGTTATATGTCGCTTTATTATCTAGATGATTTATCTCTTGGTGAAATTGCGGAAGAATTTGATGTAAGTCGCCAAGCCGTGTATGATAACATTAAACGGACTGAAGCGATGCTTGAAGAATATGAAGAAAAATTAGTATTACTTCAAAAGTTTCAAGAGCGACAGCGACTTGTTGCAAAGCTAAAACAGCTAATCAGCGAAGAAGAGCATGTGAATGAAGAAATGAAACAAGTTGTTGAAGCTATCGAAAAATTAGATTAG
- the trmD gene encoding tRNA (guanosine(37)-N1)-methyltransferase TrmD gives MKIDIITLFPDMFTGVFGSSILKKAQEKEAVNLRVVNFRDYTTSKHNSVDDYPYGGGAGMVLTPQPIFDAVEDLTKETERKPRVVLMCPQGERFTQKKAEELAGEEHLIFVCGHYEGYDERIREHLVTDEISIGDYVLTGGELASMVITDSVVRLLPGVLGNHASQVEDSFSTGLLEHPHYTRPADFRGMKVPDVLMSGNHKNIDEWRHKESLRRTYTRRPDLLDERELSKQEKKWLEEIKREQ, from the coding sequence ATGAAAATTGATATTATAACGTTGTTCCCAGACATGTTTACCGGTGTATTTGGATCTTCTATATTAAAGAAGGCGCAAGAAAAAGAAGCGGTAAACCTTCGTGTTGTTAACTTTCGTGATTATACAACAAGTAAGCATAATAGCGTAGACGATTATCCTTACGGCGGAGGAGCTGGTATGGTGCTTACTCCTCAGCCTATTTTTGATGCTGTAGAAGATTTGACGAAAGAGACAGAGCGTAAGCCGAGAGTTGTCTTAATGTGTCCGCAGGGCGAAAGATTTACGCAGAAGAAAGCGGAAGAGCTTGCAGGGGAAGAACATTTAATCTTCGTATGTGGGCATTATGAAGGATATGACGAACGAATTCGTGAGCATCTTGTAACGGATGAGATTTCTATTGGTGACTATGTATTAACGGGCGGAGAATTAGCCTCTATGGTTATTACTGATAGTGTGGTACGTCTCTTGCCGGGTGTGCTAGGAAATCATGCTTCACAAGTAGAGGATTCGTTTAGTACAGGTTTATTAGAGCATCCTCATTATACACGTCCAGCTGATTTTCGTGGTATGAAGGTACCGGATGTATTAATGTCAGGGAATCATAAAAACATTGATGAATGGCGACATAAGGAATCTTTGCGCCGAACGTATACGCGTAGACCTGATTTATTAGATGAGAGAGAGTTATCTAAACAAGAGAAAAAATGGCTTGAGGAAATAAAGCGAGAGCAGTAA
- a CDS encoding ribonuclease HII, which translates to MQTMTIKEAENVLKEIMNEEDDRFQLLMKDDRKGVQKLVLKWYKQKELEQKEKEKFFEMSKYENALREKGVTYIAGIDEVGRGPLAGPVVTAAVVLPEDFYIPGLNDSKKLSEAKRERFYDEIKVQAIAIGVGIVSPQVIDDINIYQATKQAMLDAVANLSCTPQHLLIDAMKLPTPIPQTSIIKGDAKSVSISAASIIAKVTRDRMMKELGEKYPEYGFEQHMGYGTKQHLEAIEVHGVLDEHRKSFAPIKDMIQK; encoded by the coding sequence ATGCAAACTATGACGATAAAAGAAGCGGAAAATGTATTGAAAGAAATTATGAATGAAGAAGATGATCGCTTTCAACTGTTAATGAAAGATGATCGAAAAGGTGTTCAAAAGCTCGTTTTGAAGTGGTATAAACAAAAAGAGTTAGAACAGAAAGAAAAAGAGAAGTTTTTTGAAATGTCCAAGTATGAAAATGCTTTGCGTGAAAAAGGGGTCACATATATTGCGGGTATTGATGAAGTAGGGCGCGGGCCATTGGCTGGGCCTGTTGTGACGGCAGCTGTCGTTCTTCCTGAGGATTTTTATATTCCAGGGTTAAATGACTCGAAAAAGTTGAGTGAAGCGAAACGTGAGCGTTTTTATGATGAAATAAAAGTACAAGCAATTGCAATTGGAGTAGGAATTGTATCACCGCAAGTTATTGATGACATTAATATTTACCAAGCAACGAAACAAGCGATGTTAGATGCAGTTGCAAATTTATCTTGTACACCCCAACATTTATTAATTGATGCGATGAAGCTTCCTACACCAATTCCGCAAACATCAATTATTAAAGGTGATGCGAAAAGTGTTTCGATTTCAGCAGCATCCATTATCGCAAAAGTAACGAGAGATCGTATGATGAAAGAACTGGGAGAGAAGTATCCTGAATATGGATTTGAGCAACATATGGGATATGGCACAAAGCAACATTTAGAGGCAATTGAAGTGCATGGAGTACTAGATGAACACCGCAAGTCATTCGCACCAATTAAAGATATGATTCAAAAATAA
- the rplS gene encoding 50S ribosomal protein L19, with amino-acid sequence MQQLIAEITKGQLKTDLPSFRPGDTLRVHVKVVEGTRERIQLFEGVVIKRRGGGISETFTVRKISYGVGVERTFPVHTPRIAKIEVLRRGKVRRAKLYYLRNLRGKKARIKEIR; translated from the coding sequence ATGCAACAATTAATCGCAGAAATTACAAAAGGCCAATTAAAAACTGACCTTCCTTCATTCCGTCCTGGTGACACTTTACGTGTACACGTAAAAGTTGTTGAGGGAACTCGTGAAAGAATTCAGCTTTTCGAAGGTGTTGTAATTAAACGTCGTGGTGGCGGAATCAGTGAAACATTCACAGTTCGTAAGATTTCTTACGGTGTAGGTGTTGAGCGTACATTCCCAGTTCACACGCCAAGAATCGCGAAAATCGAAGTACTTCGCCGTGGTAAAGTACGTCGTGCTAAGTTATACTACTTACGTAACCTTCGCGGTAAAAAAGCACGTATTAAAGAAATTCGATAA
- the rimM gene encoding ribosome maturation factor RimM (Essential for efficient processing of 16S rRNA), whose translation MTKWFNVGKIVNTHGVRGEIRVISRTDFPEERYKVGNTLYISNEKGTDYLPVKVTSHRQHKTFDLLTFEGYNNVDEVEKFKGSLIKVPEEQLGELAEGEYYYHEIIGCSVVTEEGEALGTIKEILSPGANDVWVIKRPKGQDLLIPYIDDVVLQVNIENKLVTIHVMEGLL comes from the coding sequence ATGACAAAATGGTTTAACGTAGGGAAAATTGTAAATACTCATGGCGTAAGAGGAGAAATCCGTGTTATTTCTCGTACTGATTTTCCAGAAGAGCGATATAAAGTAGGAAATACGCTATACATATCGAATGAGAAAGGCACAGACTATCTTCCGGTGAAGGTAACTTCTCATCGCCAACATAAGACATTCGATTTATTAACATTTGAAGGATATAACAATGTAGATGAAGTAGAGAAGTTTAAAGGTTCTTTAATAAAAGTACCAGAAGAGCAGTTAGGCGAACTTGCTGAAGGTGAATACTACTATCATGAAATTATTGGTTGCAGTGTTGTAACGGAAGAAGGAGAAGCGCTAGGGACAATCAAAGAGATTCTATCTCCTGGTGCAAATGATGTTTGGGTAATTAAACGCCCGAAGGGTCAAGATCTCTTAATTCCTTATATCGATGACGTTGTACTTCAAGTTAATATTGAAAATAAATTAGTAACCATTCATGTAATGGAAGGGCTACTATAA
- the ffh gene encoding signal recognition particle protein, which translates to MAFEGLADRLQQTMQKIRGKGKVSEADVKEMMREVRLALLEADVNFKVVKDFVKRVSERAVGQDVMKSLTPGQQVIKVVQEELTELMGGEQSKIAVANKPPTVIMMVGLQGAGKTTTTGKLANLLRKKHNRKPMLVAADIYRPAAIKQLETLGKQLDMPVFSLGDQVSPVEIAKQAIAKAKEDHHDYVLIDTAGRLHIDEELMDELAKVKEVAKPDEIFLVVDAMTGQDAVNVAQSFHEQLGLTGVVLTKLDGDTRGGAALSIKAVTNTPIKFAGMGEKLDAIEAFHPERMASRILGMGDVLTLIEKAQATVDEEKAKELEQKMRTLSFTLDDFLEQLGQVRQLGPLDELLGMLPGANKIKGLKNAQVDEKQIGHIEAIIRSMTKLEREQPEIINASRKKRIAKGSGTTVQEINRLIKQFDDMKKMMKTMTGMQKGKKKGLGGLKFPFM; encoded by the coding sequence ATGGCATTTGAAGGATTAGCCGACCGACTTCAACAGACAATGCAAAAAATCCGCGGCAAAGGAAAAGTTTCTGAAGCCGATGTGAAAGAAATGATGAGAGAAGTTCGTCTAGCTCTTTTAGAAGCGGATGTTAACTTTAAAGTAGTAAAAGATTTTGTGAAGCGTGTGTCTGAACGTGCTGTCGGACAAGATGTAATGAAAAGTTTGACACCTGGACAACAAGTAATTAAAGTTGTACAGGAAGAACTTACAGAACTTATGGGCGGAGAGCAAAGCAAAATTGCTGTTGCTAATAAGCCACCGACTGTTATTATGATGGTTGGTCTGCAAGGTGCGGGTAAAACAACGACGACAGGTAAGCTTGCGAATTTGCTTCGTAAAAAGCATAATCGTAAACCGATGCTTGTTGCAGCGGATATTTACCGTCCAGCAGCGATTAAACAGCTTGAAACATTAGGGAAGCAATTGGACATGCCTGTATTTTCTTTAGGAGATCAAGTAAGTCCTGTTGAAATTGCGAAACAAGCGATTGCAAAAGCAAAAGAAGATCATCACGATTATGTTTTAATCGATACAGCGGGTCGCCTGCATATTGATGAAGAATTAATGGATGAATTAGCGAAAGTGAAAGAAGTTGCGAAACCGGATGAAATTTTCCTTGTTGTCGATGCGATGACCGGGCAAGACGCGGTAAATGTTGCACAAAGTTTCCATGAACAGTTAGGTTTAACAGGTGTTGTATTAACGAAATTAGATGGTGATACGCGCGGTGGTGCTGCATTATCTATTAAGGCTGTAACAAACACGCCGATTAAATTTGCCGGTATGGGTGAAAAACTAGATGCAATTGAAGCGTTCCATCCAGAGCGTATGGCATCCCGTATTTTAGGGATGGGCGATGTCTTAACGTTAATTGAAAAAGCGCAAGCTACAGTTGATGAAGAGAAAGCAAAAGAACTTGAGCAAAAAATGCGTACGCTTTCGTTTACGCTTGACGATTTCCTAGAACAACTTGGACAAGTGCGCCAACTTGGACCGCTTGATGAATTGTTAGGAATGCTTCCTGGTGCAAATAAAATTAAAGGGCTGAAAAATGCGCAAGTTGATGAAAAACAAATTGGGCATATTGAGGCAATTATTCGTTCTATGACTAAATTAGAACGAGAACAACCGGAAATAATCAATGCTAGTCGCAAAAAGCGCATTGCCAAAGGCAGCGGTACAACTGTACAAGAAATCAATCGTCTAATTAAGCAATTCGATGACATGAAAAAAATGATGAAGACGATGACGGGAATGCAAAAAGGTAAGAAAAAAGGACTAGGTGGATTGAAGTTTCCATTCATGTAA
- a CDS encoding KH domain-containing protein: protein MKKLVETIVKPLVDYPEDVKVTQELCNGEIKYRLTVHPEDVGKVIGKQGRVAKAIRMLLYSVGHHNDEKVTLEIQ, encoded by the coding sequence ATGAAGAAGTTAGTCGAGACGATTGTCAAGCCTCTTGTCGATTATCCTGAAGATGTAAAAGTTACACAGGAACTTTGCAACGGAGAGATAAAGTATCGATTAACTGTACATCCTGAGGATGTTGGAAAAGTCATTGGAAAGCAAGGGAGAGTTGCGAAGGCGATTCGAATGCTCTTGTATTCAGTGGGACATCATAATGATGAAAAAGTAACACTGGAAATTCAATAA
- the lepB gene encoding signal peptidase I yields the protein MKKEKSSLWEWIKAILIAVVLAGVIRQFFFAPILVDGVSMAPTLHDRDRMIVNKIGYHIGDPKRFDIIVFRATEDKDYIKRIIGLPGDEIEYRNDKLYVNGKAYEEPYLDKQKKQIADGPLTYDFNLEEMTGKKTVPKDQLFVLGDNRRFSKDSRSIGTISMDQVIGKANMLYWPLEDARIVK from the coding sequence ATGAAAAAAGAGAAGAGTTCACTTTGGGAATGGATTAAAGCAATTTTGATTGCTGTTGTATTAGCTGGTGTTATTAGACAGTTTTTCTTTGCGCCAATTCTCGTAGACGGGGTATCGATGGCACCTACTTTACATGATCGTGATCGAATGATTGTGAATAAAATTGGTTATCACATTGGAGATCCAAAACGCTTTGATATTATCGTATTTCGAGCAACAGAAGATAAAGATTACATTAAGCGTATTATAGGCCTGCCAGGCGATGAAATAGAGTATCGTAATGATAAACTGTATGTTAACGGAAAGGCTTATGAGGAGCCGTATTTAGACAAGCAGAAAAAGCAAATTGCTGACGGACCGCTTACATATGATTTTAATCTTGAAGAAATGACAGGCAAGAAAACCGTTCCAAAAGATCAATTATTTGTTTTAGGTGATAATCGTCGTTTTAGTAAAGATAGCCGTTCAATCGGTACGATTTCAATGGATCAAGTAATTGGTAAAGCTAATATGTTATATTGGCCGTTAGAAGACGCACGTATTGTGAAATAA
- the sucC gene encoding ADP-forming succinate--CoA ligase subunit beta, with protein MNIHEYQGKAVLRSYGVSVPNGKVAFTVEEAVEAAKELGTDLCVVKAQIHAGGRGKAGGVKVAKNLDEVRTYAESILGTTLVTHQTGPEGKEVKRLLIEEGCDIKKEYYVGLVLDRATSQVVLMASEEGGTEIEEVAEKTPEKIFKEYIDPAVGLQGFQARRIAFNINIPKELVGQAVKFMMGLYRAFIEKDCSIAEINPLVTTGEGKVMALDAKLNFDSNALYRHKDILELRDLDEEDSKEIEASKYDLNYIPLDGNIGCMVNGAGLAMATMDIIKHYHGDPANFLDVGGGATAEKVTEAFKIILSDKNVKGIFVNIFGGIMKCDVIAEGVIEATKQVGLELPLVVRLEGTNVELGKKILNESGLNIVAAESMADGAQKIVSLVG; from the coding sequence ATGAATATCCATGAGTACCAAGGTAAGGCAGTCCTTAGAAGCTATGGGGTTAGCGTTCCGAACGGGAAGGTTGCATTTACAGTAGAAGAAGCTGTAGAAGCAGCGAAAGAATTAGGAACAGATTTATGTGTAGTGAAAGCACAAATTCACGCTGGTGGACGCGGCAAAGCTGGCGGAGTAAAAGTTGCAAAAAATTTAGATGAAGTTCGTACATATGCAGAAAGCATTTTAGGAACTACACTTGTGACACATCAAACAGGTCCTGAAGGTAAGGAAGTAAAACGCTTACTTATCGAAGAAGGTTGCGATATTAAAAAAGAATATTATGTAGGTCTAGTTTTAGATCGTGCAACTTCTCAAGTTGTTTTAATGGCGTCTGAAGAAGGCGGAACAGAAATTGAAGAAGTAGCAGAAAAAACACCTGAAAAAATCTTTAAAGAATATATTGATCCAGCAGTAGGCTTACAAGGTTTCCAAGCGCGCCGAATCGCATTTAACATCAATATTCCAAAAGAGCTTGTAGGACAAGCTGTGAAGTTTATGATGGGCTTATATCGTGCGTTTATCGAAAAAGATTGCTCTATCGCTGAGATTAACCCACTTGTTACAACAGGTGAAGGTAAAGTTATGGCATTAGATGCAAAATTAAACTTTGATTCTAATGCATTATATCGCCATAAAGACATTTTAGAGCTTCGTGATCTTGATGAAGAGGATTCAAAAGAAATTGAAGCTTCAAAATACGACTTAAACTACATTCCCTTAGATGGAAATATCGGTTGTATGGTTAATGGTGCAGGTTTAGCGATGGCTACAATGGATATCATTAAACATTACCACGGTGACCCAGCTAACTTCTTAGATGTTGGTGGCGGTGCAACTGCAGAAAAAGTTACAGAAGCATTCAAAATTATCCTTTCTGACAAAAATGTAAAAGGTATCTTCGTTAACATTTTTGGTGGCATTATGAAGTGTGATGTTATTGCAGAAGGTGTTATTGAAGCAACGAAACAAGTAGGTCTTGAGTTACCTTTAGTTGTACGTCTTGAAGGTACAAACGTAGAACTAGGTAAGAAAATTTTAAATGAGTCT
- the rpsP gene encoding 30S ribosomal protein S16 encodes MAVKIRLKRMGAKKTPFYRVVVADSRSPRDGRFIEEIGTYNPVAQPAEVKINEEAALKWLGNGAKPSDTVRNLFSNQGIMEKFHLSKQGK; translated from the coding sequence ATGGCAGTTAAAATTCGTTTAAAACGTATGGGAGCTAAAAAAACTCCTTTCTATCGTGTAGTTGTTGCAGATTCTCGTTCTCCTCGTGACGGACGTTTCATTGAGGAAATCGGAACTTACAATCCAGTTGCTCAACCAGCTGAAGTTAAGATCAACGAAGAAGCAGCATTAAAATGGTTAGGAAATGGTGCTAAACCATCTGATACAGTTCGTAACTTATTCTCTAACCAAGGTATCATGGAGAAATTCCACTTATCTAAACAAGGTAAGTAA
- the ylqF gene encoding ribosome biogenesis GTPase YlqF: MVIQWFPGHMAKARRQVTEKLKLIDVVIELVDARLPLSSRNPMIDEIITHKPRLVVLNKADMADDRLTKQWIAYFKEKGHMAISINAQAGQGMKEIAAACKVLVKEKFDKMVAKGIRPRAIRALIVGIPNVGKSTLINKLAKKNIAKTGDRPGVTTAQQWIKVGKEMELLDTPGILWPKFEDQLVGLRLATTGAIKDSILNLQDVAVYALRFMEKHYPERLKERYNLNEIPEDIVELFDAIGKNRGCLMGGGMIDYDKTSELVLRELRGGKLGKMTFETPEEFAEQVEDVEKIEEV, translated from the coding sequence ATGGTAATTCAATGGTTTCCAGGGCATATGGCGAAGGCTAGACGCCAAGTAACGGAGAAATTAAAATTAATTGATGTTGTAATTGAACTTGTAGATGCTCGATTACCATTATCATCTCGAAACCCAATGATTGATGAAATCATTACACATAAGCCAAGGCTTGTTGTTTTAAATAAAGCGGATATGGCGGATGATCGTTTAACAAAACAATGGATCGCATATTTTAAAGAAAAAGGCCATATGGCAATTTCGATTAACGCGCAAGCTGGACAAGGTATGAAGGAAATTGCAGCAGCTTGTAAAGTGCTTGTTAAAGAAAAATTTGATAAAATGGTTGCAAAAGGTATTAGACCGAGAGCGATTCGTGCATTAATTGTAGGTATACCAAATGTTGGTAAATCTACATTGATTAATAAATTGGCAAAGAAAAATATTGCTAAAACAGGAGATCGTCCAGGTGTGACAACAGCTCAACAATGGATTAAAGTTGGGAAGGAAATGGAATTGTTAGATACACCAGGTATTCTGTGGCCTAAATTTGAAGATCAATTAGTGGGTCTTCGTTTAGCGACAACGGGTGCAATTAAAGATTCAATTTTAAATTTACAAGATGTAGCTGTTTACGCATTACGTTTTATGGAGAAACATTATCCAGAACGCTTGAAAGAACGCTATAATTTAAATGAGATTCCAGAAGATATCGTGGAATTATTCGATGCAATTGGAAAAAATAGAGGCTGCTTAATGGGCGGCGGAATGATTGATTATGATAAGACATCTGAGCTTGTGCTTCGTGAGCTTCGTGGTGGCAAACTTGGAAAAATGACGTTTGAAACACCGGAAGAGTTTGCAGAGCAAGTAGAAGATGTGGAAAAAATAGAAGAAGTATAA
- the ftsY gene encoding signal recognition particle-docking protein FtsY — MSFFKKLKEKISKQTDTVTEKFKQGLEKTRNSFADKVNDLVYRYRKVDEDFFEELEEILIGADVGVATVMELIDQLKEEVQRRNIQDPKEVQAVISEKLVGIYKGDSDFSNEINMQEDQLTVVLFVGVNGVGKTTTIGKLAHKFKSEGKSVLLAAGDTFRAGAIEQLEVWGDRVGVEVIKQGSGSDPAAVMYDAVQAAKARKVDVLLCDTAGRLQNKVNLMKELEKVKRVIEREVPGAPHEVLLVIDATTGQNGLSQAKTFREATNVTGIVLTKLDGTAKGGIVLAIRNEMDVPVKFVGLGEQMDDLQQFDPEQYVYGLFANLVETEEV, encoded by the coding sequence ATGAGTTTTTTTAAAAAACTAAAAGAAAAAATTTCAAAACAAACGGATACAGTTACAGAGAAATTTAAACAAGGATTAGAAAAAACGAGAAATTCATTTGCGGATAAAGTGAATGATTTAGTGTATCGTTACCGTAAAGTGGACGAAGATTTCTTCGAAGAGTTAGAAGAAATCTTAATCGGTGCAGACGTTGGCGTTGCGACGGTAATGGAATTAATTGACCAATTGAAAGAAGAAGTACAACGTCGTAACATTCAAGATCCAAAAGAAGTACAAGCTGTTATTTCAGAAAAACTAGTAGGAATTTACAAAGGTGACAGCGATTTTAGTAACGAAATTAATATGCAAGAGGACCAATTAACGGTTGTTTTATTTGTTGGTGTTAATGGTGTAGGAAAAACGACGACAATTGGTAAACTGGCGCATAAGTTTAAATCAGAAGGTAAGTCAGTCCTATTGGCGGCAGGAGACACATTCCGTGCTGGAGCGATTGAACAATTAGAAGTATGGGGCGATCGCGTTGGTGTAGAAGTGATTAAACAAGGATCTGGATCTGATCCAGCGGCGGTTATGTATGACGCTGTACAAGCAGCGAAAGCACGTAAGGTAGATGTATTACTATGTGACACAGCAGGACGCTTGCAAAATAAAGTGAACTTAATGAAAGAGTTAGAGAAGGTAAAGCGTGTAATTGAGCGTGAAGTACCAGGTGCTCCTCATGAAGTATTGCTTGTTATTGATGCAACAACAGGACAAAACGGTTTAAGCCAAGCGAAAACATTTCGTGAAGCAACGAATGTAACTGGTATTGTTTTAACGAAGTTAGATGGAACTGCTAAAGGTGGTATTGTATTAGCGATTCGTAACGAAATGGATGTACCGGTGAAGTTTGTTGGATTAGGAGAGCAGATGGATGACTTGCAGCAGTTTGATCCAGAACAATATGTGTATGGTTTATTTGCGAACTTAGTAGAAACAGAAGAAGTATAA